The following are encoded together in the Scomber scombrus chromosome 7, fScoSco1.1, whole genome shotgun sequence genome:
- the LOC133984097 gene encoding cathepsin S-like isoform X1: MHPTDQGLMLGSLLLVSMFVGTAAMFDSEQLDDHWDLWKKMHGKTYHNQVENIHRRTLWEKNLMLITMHNLEASMGLHTYELGMNFMGDMTPAEFQQFFGGLTPPTDLKRAPSLFLGTTGADVPDTIDWREKGCVTSVKYQGKCGSCWAFSAAGALEGQLAMTTGKLVDLSPQNLVDCSWKYGNQGCNRGNKYKAFEYVMDEGIESEASYPYEGSVRECRHNPMNRAANCSDYILLPRGDEEEMKQAVGTIGPVSVSIDAQQSSFQFYKSGVYDDPNCTQNTNHAVLAVGYGTDNGQDYWLVKNSWGTGFGEEGYIRMSRNKNNQCGIALYAGYPIM; the protein is encoded by the exons ATGCATCCAACTGATCAAG GCCTGATGTTGGGGAGCCTGCTGCTTGTCTCCATGTTTGTTGGGACAGCAGCCATGTTTGACAGCGAACAGCTGGACGACCACTGGGACCTGTGGAAGAAAATGCACGGGAAGACATACCACAATCAG gTGGAGAATATACATCGTAGGACATTATGGGAGAAGAATCTGATGCTCATCACCATGCACAACCTGGAGGCCTCCATGGGGCTTCACACCTATGAACTGGGCATGAACTTCATGGGAGACATG ACACCAGCAGAGTTCCAGCAGTTCTTTGGTGGGCTCACTCCTCCCACTGACCTCAAGAGGGCACCATCTCTTTTTCTGGGCACCACAGGTGCTGATGTACCAGACACCATAGACTGGAGAGAGAAGGGCTGTGTCACCAGTGTCAAGTatcag GGTAAATGTGGCTCCTGTTGGGCCTTCAGTGCTGCCGGCGCCTTGGAGGGTCAGTTAGCCATGACAACAGGGAAGCTGGTAGACCTCAGCCCCCAAAACCTGGTGGACTGTTCATGGAAATACGGCAACCAAGGCTGCAACCGTGGCAACAAGTACAAAGCCTTTGAGTACGTCATGGATGAGGGCATCGAGTCTGAGGCTTCATACCCCTATGAAGGAAGTGTAA GAGAGTGCCGCCATAACCCCATGAACCGTGCTGCAAACTGCTCTGATTATATCCTCCTGCCTCGAGGGGACGAGGAGGAGATGAAACAGGCAGTTGGCACCATCGGACCTGTTTCAGTGTCAATTGACGCACAGCAGTCCTCATTTCAGTTCTACAAGAGTG GAGTGTACGATGACCCGAACTGCACTCAGAACACGAACCATGCAGTGTTAGCTGTGGGCTACGGCACAGATAACGGACAAGACTACTGGCTGGTGAAGAACAG CTGGGGAACTGGATTTGGAGAAGAGGGCTACATCCGGATGTCACGCAACAAGAACAACCAGTGTGGTATCGCTCTATATGCCGGCTACCCCATCATGTAG
- the LOC133984097 gene encoding cathepsin S-like isoform X3: MHPTDQGLMLGSLLLVSMFVGTAAMFDSEQLDDHWDLWKKMHGKTYHNQVENIHRRTLWEKNLMLITMHNLEASMGLHTYELGMNFMGDMTPAEFQQFFGGLTPPTDLKRAPSLFLGTTGADVPDTIDWREKGCVTSVKYQGKCGSCWAFSAAGALEGQLAMTTGKLVDLSPQNLVDCSWKYGNQGCNRGNKYKAFEYVMDEGIESEASYPYEGRECRHNPMNRAANCSDYILLPRGDEEEMKQAVGTIGPVSVSIDAQQSSFQFYKSGVYDDPNCTQNTNHAVLAVGYGTDNGQDYWLVKNSWGTGFGEEGYIRMSRNKNNQCGIALYAGYPIM; the protein is encoded by the exons ATGCATCCAACTGATCAAG GCCTGATGTTGGGGAGCCTGCTGCTTGTCTCCATGTTTGTTGGGACAGCAGCCATGTTTGACAGCGAACAGCTGGACGACCACTGGGACCTGTGGAAGAAAATGCACGGGAAGACATACCACAATCAG gTGGAGAATATACATCGTAGGACATTATGGGAGAAGAATCTGATGCTCATCACCATGCACAACCTGGAGGCCTCCATGGGGCTTCACACCTATGAACTGGGCATGAACTTCATGGGAGACATG ACACCAGCAGAGTTCCAGCAGTTCTTTGGTGGGCTCACTCCTCCCACTGACCTCAAGAGGGCACCATCTCTTTTTCTGGGCACCACAGGTGCTGATGTACCAGACACCATAGACTGGAGAGAGAAGGGCTGTGTCACCAGTGTCAAGTatcag GGTAAATGTGGCTCCTGTTGGGCCTTCAGTGCTGCCGGCGCCTTGGAGGGTCAGTTAGCCATGACAACAGGGAAGCTGGTAGACCTCAGCCCCCAAAACCTGGTGGACTGTTCATGGAAATACGGCAACCAAGGCTGCAACCGTGGCAACAAGTACAAAGCCTTTGAGTACGTCATGGATGAGGGCATCGAGTCTGAGGCTTCATACCCCTATGAAGGAA GAGAGTGCCGCCATAACCCCATGAACCGTGCTGCAAACTGCTCTGATTATATCCTCCTGCCTCGAGGGGACGAGGAGGAGATGAAACAGGCAGTTGGCACCATCGGACCTGTTTCAGTGTCAATTGACGCACAGCAGTCCTCATTTCAGTTCTACAAGAGTG GAGTGTACGATGACCCGAACTGCACTCAGAACACGAACCATGCAGTGTTAGCTGTGGGCTACGGCACAGATAACGGACAAGACTACTGGCTGGTGAAGAACAG CTGGGGAACTGGATTTGGAGAAGAGGGCTACATCCGGATGTCACGCAACAAGAACAACCAGTGTGGTATCGCTCTATATGCCGGCTACCCCATCATGTAG
- the LOC133984097 gene encoding cathepsin S-like isoform X2, producing MHPTDQGLMLGSLLLVSMFVGTAAMFDSEQLDDHWDLWKKMHGKTYHNQVENIHRRTLWEKNLMLITMHNLEASMGLHTYELGMNFMGDMTPAEFQQFFGGLTPPTDLKRAPSLFLGTTGADVPDTIDWREKGCVTSVKYQGKCGSCWAFSAAGALEGQLAMTTGKLVDLSPQNLVDCSWKYGNQGCNRGNKYKAFEYVMDEGIESEASYPYEGSEGECRHNPMNRAANCSDYILLPRGDEEEMKQAVGTIGPVSVSIDAQQSSFQFYKSGVYDDPNCTQNTNHAVLAVGYGTDNGQDYWLVKNSWGTGFGEEGYIRMSRNKNNQCGIALYAGYPIM from the exons ATGCATCCAACTGATCAAG GCCTGATGTTGGGGAGCCTGCTGCTTGTCTCCATGTTTGTTGGGACAGCAGCCATGTTTGACAGCGAACAGCTGGACGACCACTGGGACCTGTGGAAGAAAATGCACGGGAAGACATACCACAATCAG gTGGAGAATATACATCGTAGGACATTATGGGAGAAGAATCTGATGCTCATCACCATGCACAACCTGGAGGCCTCCATGGGGCTTCACACCTATGAACTGGGCATGAACTTCATGGGAGACATG ACACCAGCAGAGTTCCAGCAGTTCTTTGGTGGGCTCACTCCTCCCACTGACCTCAAGAGGGCACCATCTCTTTTTCTGGGCACCACAGGTGCTGATGTACCAGACACCATAGACTGGAGAGAGAAGGGCTGTGTCACCAGTGTCAAGTatcag GGTAAATGTGGCTCCTGTTGGGCCTTCAGTGCTGCCGGCGCCTTGGAGGGTCAGTTAGCCATGACAACAGGGAAGCTGGTAGACCTCAGCCCCCAAAACCTGGTGGACTGTTCATGGAAATACGGCAACCAAGGCTGCAACCGTGGCAACAAGTACAAAGCCTTTGAGTACGTCATGGATGAGGGCATCGAGTCTGAGGCTTCATACCCCTATGAAGGAAGT GAAGGAGAGTGCCGCCATAACCCCATGAACCGTGCTGCAAACTGCTCTGATTATATCCTCCTGCCTCGAGGGGACGAGGAGGAGATGAAACAGGCAGTTGGCACCATCGGACCTGTTTCAGTGTCAATTGACGCACAGCAGTCCTCATTTCAGTTCTACAAGAGTG GAGTGTACGATGACCCGAACTGCACTCAGAACACGAACCATGCAGTGTTAGCTGTGGGCTACGGCACAGATAACGGACAAGACTACTGGCTGGTGAAGAACAG CTGGGGAACTGGATTTGGAGAAGAGGGCTACATCCGGATGTCACGCAACAAGAACAACCAGTGTGGTATCGCTCTATATGCCGGCTACCCCATCATGTAG